One genomic region from Dermacentor variabilis isolate Ectoservices chromosome 6, ASM5094787v1, whole genome shotgun sequence encodes:
- the LOC142585042 gene encoding uncharacterized protein LOC142585042, which produces MEGVVAAMSRKYSWAIGALCVIGMMLIGQSTVEGAKGVTILDCIRQEIPATVSPKFQECVDNVTIGSFYKFMTGLQCILRLANAIRPDRFVDTALLFSAVGDFKGTRFELAVDKCASPPMLAIKFTTCLFTRFQEVCKTRVKKPG; this is translated from the exons ATGGAGGGTGTCGTCGCTGCGATGTCAAGAAAGTACTCCTGGGCCATAGGAGCTTTGTGTGTCATTG GAATGATGCTGATTGGACAGTCAACAGTGGAGGGTGCTAAGGGAGTCACTATCCTGGATTGCATCAGACAGGAGATCCCGGCAACG GTTTCTCCAAAGTTCCAAGAGTGCGTAGACAACGTAACCATTGGAAGCTTCTACAAATTCATGACC GGTTTGCAATGCATCCTGAGGCTCGCGAATGCA ATTCGACCGGATCGCTTTGTCGACACCGCGCTGCTGTTCTCGGCAGTTGGTGACTTCAAGGGTACCCGGTTCGAGCTTGCAGTCGACAAGTGCGCCTCGCCGCCCATGCTG GCGATCAAGTTTACCACCTGCCTTTTCACTCGCTTTCAGGAG